A section of the Chelmon rostratus isolate fCheRos1 chromosome 16, fCheRos1.pri, whole genome shotgun sequence genome encodes:
- the rpl11 gene encoding 60S ribosomal protein L11 — MRELRIRKLCLNICVGESGDRLTRAAKVLEQLTGQTPVFSKARYTVRSFGIRRNEKIAVHCTVRGAKAEEILEKGLKVREYELRKNNFSDTGNFGFGIQEHIDLGIKYDPSIGIYGLDFYVVLGRPGFSIADKKRKTGRIGFRHRIRKEEAMRWFQQKYDGIILPGK; from the exons ATGAGAGAGCTCCGCATTCGCAAGCTCTGCCTGAACATCTGCGTCGGAGAGAGTGGAGACAGACTGACCCGTGCTGCTAAGGTGCTGGAGCAGCTCACAGGGCAGACCCCCGTCTTCTCCaagg CCCGCTACACTGTGCGATCCTTCGGTATCCGCAGAAATGAAAAGATTGCTGTCCACTGCACCGTCCGTGGAGCCAAAGCAGAGGAGATCCTGGAGAAAGGACTCAag GTGCGTGAGTACGAGTTGAGAAAGAACAACTTCTCCGATACCGGAAACTTCGGCTTTGGTATCCAGGAGCACATCGATCTGGGCATCAAGTACGACCCCAGCATCGGCATCTACGGACTGGACTTCTACGTG GTTCTGGGCAGACCCGGCTTCAGCATCGCTGACAAGAAGCGGAAAACAGGCCGCATCGGTTTCAGGCACCGTATCCGTAAAGAGGAGGCCATGCGCTGGTTCCAGCAGAAA TATGACGGTATCATCCTCCCCGGCAAGTAA
- the LOC121619808 gene encoding cyclic GMP-AMP synthase isoform X2, which produces MAGKDSLKTEAAQQSKDARGKPSPPRLTPARQRQKVQQQPAEERSRAVEEPVSISPELASWIKLSAQDLKIRQTDRRWAAEVVNDFRESLLKFLRSSNDQPFFQSAEFLTTGSYFEKVKIHSPDEFDMMLKLQAPSRLNMTELDGGLFYRIDFARPTRSPIQAFLLENERTLSSSKILSEMYRLVRKFLKTYQVPDKCCRWEVNRKRPNSPAVTLSLFRTENCSDELISVDVVPALEAHSSQGWPLAVRHGPDVDDWLGKKVRQEIRSLPCFFVPKRLKGRNLSEEAKESWRISFSHIEKKIITSHGNKKTCCESNATKCCRKQCLMLLKSLIEGLKQRFPKELEDLCSYHGKTAFLHTLSIRFSDSMWARQQLPACFLHLLWALEDHARRGVLPHFFAPNCNLFSTTVFPRKALAFLVSALEEQRREGLPLLKPPAPVPPMRPMSPSSDATEISADKSSTQMPVHFLNTAFINKLILVFAVALVCVLFCM; this is translated from the exons ATGGCGGGAAAGGACAGTCTAAAGACTGAAGCAGCACAGCAAAGCAAGGACGCCAGAGGAAAGCCGAGTCCTCCACGTCTCACACCagcaagacagagacagaaagttcaacaacaacctgcag AGGAGCGGTCCAGAGCGGTTGAGGAGCCGGTCTCCATTTCCCCAGAGCTGGCCAGCTGGATTAAACTCAGCGCTCAAGACCTCAAGATCCGGCAGACAGACCGCCGCTGGGCTGCAGAGGTGGTTAATGATTTCCGAGAGAGCCTGCTGAAATTCCTGAGGAGCAGCAATGATCAGCCTTTCTTTCAGTCAGCTGAGTTCCTCACCACCGGCAGCTACTTTGAGAAAGTTAAG ATCCACAGCCCCGATGAGTTTGACATGATGCTGAAGCTTCAGGCTCCTTCACGCCTCAACATGACGGAGCTCGACGGTGGTCTCTTCTATCGGATCGATTTTGCCCGGCCCACTCGGAGCCCCATACAAGCCTTTCTTTTGGAGAACGAGCGCACGCTTTCATCGAGCAAGATCCTGAGCGAGATGTATCGCCTGGTCCGCAAGTTCCTTAAGACCTACCAAG TGCCCGATAAATGCTGTCGCTGGGAGGTGAACAGGAAGCGTCCCAACTCGCCAGCTGTGACTTTATCTCTGTTCAGGACTGAAAACTGCAGCGACGAGCTGATCTCCGTGGACGTGGTTCCAGCTCTGGAG GCTCACTCCTCTCAGGGATGGCCGCTCGCTGTGCGTCACGGCCCAGATGTTGATGACTGGCTGGGAAAGAAGGTTCGCCAAGAAATCAGAAGTTTACCCTGTTTCTTTGTACCAAAGAGGCTCAAAGGACGAAACCTCAGCGAGGAAGCCAAAG agagctggaggatttctttctctcacattgAGAAGAAAATCATCACGAGCCACGGCAACAAGAAAACCTGCTGTGAGAGCAACGCTACCAAATGCTGCCG GAAGCAGTGCTTAATGCTCCTCAAGTCTCTGATTGAGGGCCTGAAACAACGTTTTCCCAAAGAACTGGAAGACCTCTGCTCGTACCACGGGAAAACCGCCTTCCTCCACACCCTGTCCATCAG GTTCAGCGACTCCATGTGGGCTCGTCAACAGCTTCCTGCCTGCTTCCTGCACCTCCTCTGGGCTCTGGAGGACCATGCACGCAGAGGAGTCCTCCCTCACTTCTTCGCCCCCAACTGCAACCTCTTCTCCACGACCGTTTTCCCGCGCAAAGCGCTGGCTTTTCTTGTCAGCGccctggaggagcagaggagggagggccTGCCCTTGCTGAAGCCTCCAGCTCCTGTCCCACCAATGAGACCAATGAGTCCATCCTCAGATGCTACTGAGATATCCGCCGATAAGTCGTCCACACAGATGCCAGTTCACTTTCTGAACACTGCATTTATAAATAAACTGATCCTAGTGTTTGCCGTAGCTTTGGTATGTGTCCTATTCTGCATGTAA
- the LOC121619808 gene encoding cyclic GMP-AMP synthase isoform X1: MAGKDSLKTEAAQQSKDARGKPSPPRLTPARQRQKVQQQPAVHFAEERSRAVEEPVSISPELASWIKLSAQDLKIRQTDRRWAAEVVNDFRESLLKFLRSSNDQPFFQSAEFLTTGSYFEKVKIHSPDEFDMMLKLQAPSRLNMTELDGGLFYRIDFARPTRSPIQAFLLENERTLSSSKILSEMYRLVRKFLKTYQVPDKCCRWEVNRKRPNSPAVTLSLFRTENCSDELISVDVVPALEAHSSQGWPLAVRHGPDVDDWLGKKVRQEIRSLPCFFVPKRLKGRNLSEEAKESWRISFSHIEKKIITSHGNKKTCCESNATKCCRKQCLMLLKSLIEGLKQRFPKELEDLCSYHGKTAFLHTLSIRFSDSMWARQQLPACFLHLLWALEDHARRGVLPHFFAPNCNLFSTTVFPRKALAFLVSALEEQRREGLPLLKPPAPVPPMRPMSPSSDATEISADKSSTQMPVHFLNTAFINKLILVFAVALVCVLFCM; this comes from the exons ATGGCGGGAAAGGACAGTCTAAAGACTGAAGCAGCACAGCAAAGCAAGGACGCCAGAGGAAAGCCGAGTCCTCCACGTCTCACACCagcaagacagagacagaaagttcaacaacaacctgcag TCCATTTTGCAGAGGAGCGGTCCAGAGCGGTTGAGGAGCCGGTCTCCATTTCCCCAGAGCTGGCCAGCTGGATTAAACTCAGCGCTCAAGACCTCAAGATCCGGCAGACAGACCGCCGCTGGGCTGCAGAGGTGGTTAATGATTTCCGAGAGAGCCTGCTGAAATTCCTGAGGAGCAGCAATGATCAGCCTTTCTTTCAGTCAGCTGAGTTCCTCACCACCGGCAGCTACTTTGAGAAAGTTAAG ATCCACAGCCCCGATGAGTTTGACATGATGCTGAAGCTTCAGGCTCCTTCACGCCTCAACATGACGGAGCTCGACGGTGGTCTCTTCTATCGGATCGATTTTGCCCGGCCCACTCGGAGCCCCATACAAGCCTTTCTTTTGGAGAACGAGCGCACGCTTTCATCGAGCAAGATCCTGAGCGAGATGTATCGCCTGGTCCGCAAGTTCCTTAAGACCTACCAAG TGCCCGATAAATGCTGTCGCTGGGAGGTGAACAGGAAGCGTCCCAACTCGCCAGCTGTGACTTTATCTCTGTTCAGGACTGAAAACTGCAGCGACGAGCTGATCTCCGTGGACGTGGTTCCAGCTCTGGAG GCTCACTCCTCTCAGGGATGGCCGCTCGCTGTGCGTCACGGCCCAGATGTTGATGACTGGCTGGGAAAGAAGGTTCGCCAAGAAATCAGAAGTTTACCCTGTTTCTTTGTACCAAAGAGGCTCAAAGGACGAAACCTCAGCGAGGAAGCCAAAG agagctggaggatttctttctctcacattgAGAAGAAAATCATCACGAGCCACGGCAACAAGAAAACCTGCTGTGAGAGCAACGCTACCAAATGCTGCCG GAAGCAGTGCTTAATGCTCCTCAAGTCTCTGATTGAGGGCCTGAAACAACGTTTTCCCAAAGAACTGGAAGACCTCTGCTCGTACCACGGGAAAACCGCCTTCCTCCACACCCTGTCCATCAG GTTCAGCGACTCCATGTGGGCTCGTCAACAGCTTCCTGCCTGCTTCCTGCACCTCCTCTGGGCTCTGGAGGACCATGCACGCAGAGGAGTCCTCCCTCACTTCTTCGCCCCCAACTGCAACCTCTTCTCCACGACCGTTTTCCCGCGCAAAGCGCTGGCTTTTCTTGTCAGCGccctggaggagcagaggagggagggccTGCCCTTGCTGAAGCCTCCAGCTCCTGTCCCACCAATGAGACCAATGAGTCCATCCTCAGATGCTACTGAGATATCCGCCGATAAGTCGTCCACACAGATGCCAGTTCACTTTCTGAACACTGCATTTATAAATAAACTGATCCTAGTGTTTGCCGTAGCTTTGGTATGTGTCCTATTCTGCATGTAA